The following are from one region of the bacterium genome:
- a CDS encoding sensor domain-containing diguanylate cyclase, with the protein MTKEEILEQALRYANSNHPCEEILAYILDRIEKVFNCQSAAIMTINEAKGEFRVKSERGLPWDFVKYGHLKIDEGVFKRVIGKGETCLLTERDSELEDIKGRFENGFNTFLAAPVATAGRPIGLMCMGSQAKAAFDPEDETIFSSLAELVGLVIERGQLYDRIKEIEPFDKVAHLKRFQFLYQDLEQDIQISIDRRQPLALLFLEIDRFKSYMGMYGFEKGKELLVEIGGVIKQSTMGIVTHYRWEQFGILLPEEGPAKAKETAEFIRQKIEEFEPEGKEVPITASIGLTAFEAAAPSAPEMVCQAEEALWEAHVQGGNKVVSFAEIVK; encoded by the coding sequence ATGACTAAAGAAGAGATTCTTGAACAGGCCCTTAGATATGCCAATTCTAATCACCCGTGTGAGGAAATCCTGGCTTACATCCTGGACAGAATAGAAAAGGTCTTTAATTGTCAATCCGCGGCTATTATGACCATAAATGAAGCCAAAGGGGAATTCAGGGTCAAATCTGAAAGAGGTCTCCCCTGGGATTTTGTCAAATACGGACATTTAAAAATAGATGAAGGTGTATTTAAACGGGTAATCGGAAAAGGTGAGACATGTCTTCTTACCGAGCGCGACTCTGAATTAGAGGATATTAAGGGCAGGTTTGAGAATGGATTTAACACCTTTTTAGCTGCGCCTGTCGCCACGGCTGGAAGACCAATTGGTTTAATGTGCATGGGCAGCCAGGCTAAAGCCGCCTTTGATCCTGAAGATGAAACCATCTTTTCCTCCCTGGCCGAACTAGTCGGACTGGTCATCGAACGTGGACAACTTTATGACCGGATAAAGGAAATAGAGCCTTTCGACAAGGTGGCTCACCTAAAACGCTTTCAGTTCCTCTATCAGGATTTAGAGCAGGACATCCAGATTTCAATAGACCGCCGGCAGCCCCTGGCCTTGCTTTTCCTTGAAATAGACAGATTTAAGTCCTATATGGGTATGTATGGTTTTGAGAAAGGGAAGGAACTTTTGGTGGAAATAGGTGGAGTTATTAAGCAGAGCACGATGGGAATCGTCACTCATTATCGATGGGAACAATTCGGTATTCTCCTTCCGGAAGAGGGGCCGGCCAAGGCCAAAGAGACGGCTGAATTCATCAGGCAAAAAATAGAAGAATTTGAGCCGGAAGGAAAAGAGGTGCCTATTACCGCTAGTATTGGACTGACGGCCTTTGAGGCGGCGGCCCCTTCAGCCCCTGAGATGGTTTGCCAGGCCGAAGAAGCCCTCTGGGAGGCCCATGTGCAGGGTGGGAATAAAGTCGTTTCCTTTGCAGAAATTGTGAAATAG